The following coding sequences lie in one bacterium CG_4_10_14_0_2_um_filter_33_32 genomic window:
- a CDS encoding translation initiation factor IF-2, with product MDTSNKIEDTNENKIIEIPLIIQVKELAEKLGKPVVEVISELLKNGVMATINEDIDYETAAIISEEFGFTAKEALEDGESNRRTIADLDSDEEKTESRSPVVIVMGHVDHGKTSLLDAIRKADVVSSESGGITQHIGAYQIEKNGKKITFLDTPGHEAFSTMRARGAQVTDVGVLVVAADDGVKPQTIESINHLKSANLPFVVAVNKIDKPGADIEKVKQELSEHKVICEDWGGDVVLIPVSAKTKEGIDQLLEMILLISDMKECKANSKGRLWGTIIESHLDKGRGPTATLLVQNGTLKVGDYVVCGSIYGKIRVIENSNLKKIEEAIPGMPVRIWGLKDLSDVGELLEGVKSEKEAKAEVSERKHFESLKNLKERKNIGVKGISDKIKEGKVKELKVVLKADVKGSLEALNMSLNKLNTNEVAVNLIKEGLGEISESDVTLAGDDAIVIGFKVGISLAAQKSSEKHKTEIRLYDVIYNVIDDIKEALTALLPKEIIEKEMGKGKILKVFKSGKNDMIIGAKLINGKVNKEMEVKLEKEGNLTYGKIVGLKIVKDNVSEVSGDKEFGINISGISHLEEGDELVFIIKEEKVRNL from the coding sequence ATGGATACCAGTAACAAAATTGAAGATACAAATGAAAATAAGATAATAGAGATTCCTTTAATTATTCAGGTAAAAGAATTAGCCGAAAAATTAGGCAAACCTGTTGTTGAGGTTATTTCTGAGTTGTTAAAAAACGGAGTGATGGCAACTATCAATGAAGATATTGATTATGAAACCGCTGCTATTATATCTGAAGAATTTGGTTTTACTGCAAAAGAAGCATTGGAAGATGGAGAGTCTAATAGGAGAACTATTGCGGATTTAGACTCAGATGAAGAGAAAACCGAATCAAGGTCGCCGGTTGTAATAGTCATGGGACATGTTGACCACGGTAAAACTTCCTTATTAGATGCTATTAGAAAAGCTGATGTGGTTTCATCTGAATCAGGGGGGATTACCCAGCATATAGGTGCATATCAAATAGAAAAAAATGGTAAGAAAATTACTTTTTTAGATACGCCTGGACATGAGGCTTTTTCAACTATGCGAGCCCGTGGCGCTCAAGTGACAGATGTCGGGGTTTTAGTTGTCGCCGCTGATGATGGCGTAAAACCTCAAACGATTGAATCAATAAATCACTTGAAAAGTGCGAATTTACCTTTTGTTGTAGCAGTTAATAAAATCGATAAACCAGGAGCTGATATAGAAAAAGTAAAACAAGAATTGTCTGAACACAAAGTCATATGTGAAGACTGGGGAGGCGATGTTGTTCTTATACCTGTGTCAGCTAAGACAAAAGAAGGCATAGATCAGCTTCTTGAAATGATTTTATTAATATCAGATATGAAAGAATGTAAAGCTAATTCAAAGGGTAGATTATGGGGCACTATTATTGAATCGCATTTAGATAAAGGAAGAGGTCCAACTGCAACATTACTTGTACAAAATGGAACTCTTAAAGTAGGGGATTATGTCGTTTGCGGTTCTATTTACGGAAAGATAAGAGTTATTGAGAATTCTAATCTTAAAAAAATCGAAGAAGCGATTCCCGGTATGCCAGTTAGGATATGGGGATTAAAAGATCTTTCTGATGTTGGTGAATTACTGGAGGGTGTGAAATCTGAAAAGGAAGCAAAAGCTGAAGTTTCTGAAAGAAAACACTTTGAAAGTTTAAAGAATCTTAAAGAAAGAAAAAACATTGGAGTAAAGGGTATCTCGGATAAAATTAAAGAAGGCAAAGTCAAAGAATTAAAAGTTGTTCTAAAGGCCGATGTTAAAGGCTCTTTAGAGGCGTTAAATATGTCTTTAAATAAACTTAACACTAACGAAGTAGCTGTTAATCTTATTAAAGAGGGACTCGGTGAAATATCTGAATCTGATGTCACCTTGGCAGGCGATGATGCTATTGTGATTGGGTTTAAGGTTGGTATTAGTTTAGCAGCCCAGAAATCATCGGAAAAACATAAAACAGAAATACGTCTTTATGACGTTATTTATAATGTTATTGATGACATAAAAGAAGCACTGACCGCGCTTCTTCCAAAAGAAATTATTGAAAAAGAGATGGGTAAAGGTAAGATCCTTAAAGTATTTAAATCAGGCAAGAATGATATGATTATCGGTGCAAAGTTAATTAACGGAAAAGTTAATAAAGAAATGGAAGTAAAGCTTGAGAAAGAAGGTAATCTTACATACGGCAAAATAGTTGGTTTAAAGATTGTTAAAGATAATGTGAGTGAAGTATCAGGGGATAAAGAATTTGGTATAAATATATCAGGGATTTCTCATTTAGAAGAGGGCGATGAACTAGTCTTTATAATAAAAGAAGAGAAAGTTAGAAACCTTTAA
- the rbfA gene encoding ribosome-binding factor A — protein MIKRIDRVNELIKQELSKLIGEYFKPKDILITVTRVKTEPDLRSAEAFISIFPFAKAEETLKQFKEILPRIQHILDGTIELKYIPKIQLFLDESLEYESNIERLLDKIKDSKMKH, from the coding sequence ATGATAAAGAGAATAGACAGAGTTAATGAGCTTATTAAACAGGAATTAAGCAAATTAATAGGTGAATATTTTAAACCAAAAGATATTCTGATTACTGTTACTCGTGTTAAAACAGAACCAGATCTTAGAAGCGCAGAAGCTTTTATAAGTATTTTTCCTTTTGCTAAGGCAGAAGAAACATTAAAACAGTTTAAAGAGATATTGCCAAGGATTCAGCATATTTTAGATGGAACTATTGAACTTAAATATATTCCAAAAATTCAACTATTTTTGGATGAATCTTTAGAGTACGAATCTAATATTGAGAGATTGCTCGATAAAATTAAGGATAGTAAGATGAAACACTGA
- the fmt gene encoding methionyl-tRNA formyltransferase has product MMNQKTMNKILFAGSGYFAALQIIGLLKKYKNLEIITQKNDNPVKGEIKNLGLTVYEVSNKKELEETLESLKPDLLIVSDFGIILSPKSLSVPKLTINTHPSLLPKYRGPSPYISALLNGDKETGVTIIRMTEGIDEGPIYLQEKMTITNNENQISLRKKLADLTFKMLIDNLENIYKGTIKPIPQDNNKANYTKLFTKEDGKINWQENAEVIERKIRALNPWPGTFTFFKLKNGKELRVKILNAYIEKNNDLEIDRLKIENDKLKIKALDHYLVITKIQPEGKKGMNIKEFLNGYRNILSFTE; this is encoded by the coding sequence ATGATGAACCAAAAAACAATGAATAAAATATTATTCGCTGGAAGCGGTTACTTTGCTGCACTCCAGATTATCGGGTTATTGAAAAAATATAAAAACCTAGAAATAATTACGCAAAAAAATGACAACCCCGTAAAAGGAGAAATTAAAAATTTAGGACTAACCGTATATGAAGTAAGCAATAAAAAGGAACTAGAGGAAACTTTAGAATCCTTAAAACCGGATTTATTAATTGTTTCTGATTTTGGTATCATCCTATCCCCTAAGTCTTTATCCGTCCCAAAATTGACTATTAATACTCATCCATCATTATTACCGAAATACAGAGGTCCATCCCCTTATATTAGTGCTCTACTAAACGGGGATAAAGAAACCGGTGTTACTATTATAAGAATGACAGAAGGTATTGATGAAGGTCCAATATATTTACAGGAAAAGATGACTATTACTAATAATGAAAATCAAATATCCTTAAGAAAAAAATTAGCCGATCTAACTTTTAAAATGTTAATTGATAATTTGGAAAATATTTATAAAGGAACTATTAAACCAATTCCTCAGGATAATAATAAGGCCAATTATACTAAGTTATTTACAAAAGAAGATGGAAAAATAAATTGGCAAGAAAATGCAGAAGTCATAGAAAGAAAAATAAGAGCCTTAAACCCCTGGCCTGGCACGTTTACCTTTTTCAAACTTAAAAACGGAAAAGAACTAAGAGTGAAAATACTAAACGCTTACATTGAAAAAAATAACGATCTAGAAATAGACCGACTAAAAATTGAAAATGATAAGTTAAAGATAAAAGCGTTAGATCATTACTTAGTTATAACCAAAATCCAACCCGAAGGGAAAAAAGGAATGAATATAAAAGAATTCCTGAATGGTTACCGAAATATATTATCATTTACTGAATAA
- the def gene encoding peptide deformylase: protein MANMEIVTVPSDTLRRKAIKIKKIDKSINKLINNMTETLRGLNGVGLAAPQVGESIKLIIVESRGNKRKNGEEVPIIPLTILINPEIIKTSKEKSCEDEGCFSVPGIWGSVERPTKITLKALDRKGNQIKIRADGLFARALQHEIDHLNGVLFTDKADINTLHKIGPNGEKIKIEL, encoded by the coding sequence ATGGCGAATATGGAAATAGTAACTGTGCCTTCAGATACTTTAAGAAGGAAGGCAATAAAAATTAAAAAAATAGATAAATCAATAAACAAATTAATAAACAATATGACTGAAACGCTTAGAGGCTTAAATGGGGTTGGTCTTGCTGCGCCCCAAGTTGGTGAATCAATAAAATTAATTATAGTTGAGTCAAGAGGTAATAAGAGAAAAAATGGAGAAGAAGTTCCTATCATACCCTTAACTATTCTTATCAATCCGGAAATAATAAAAACTTCCAAAGAAAAAAGTTGTGAAGATGAAGGATGCTTCAGTGTACCAGGAATTTGGGGATCAGTAGAAAGGCCGACAAAAATAACTTTAAAAGCATTAGATAGAAAAGGAAACCAAATAAAAATCAGAGCGGATGGCTTATTTGCTAGAGCCCTTCAACATGAGATTGATCATTTAAATGGCGTACTTTTTACAGATAAAGCAGATATTAATACACTGCATAAAATTGGGCCTAATGGAGAAAAAATAAAAATAGAGCTCTAA
- the priA gene encoding primosomal protein N' produces MYAKILPFTYTDALSYKIPNELTEIIKIGQVVEIPLGDRAIKGIVLGLTNNQPAFKTKKIIYIINPTPLFTEKQIALAKWVSYFYFSSLYQVIKNMNIKNLEKHLSEIRIKPNYNKQSLIRQTGKKYILYTYDDKKISFYLKAISKCIKNNKQALLIFPDNISLENFSKIISEKRLKTATLTSKLNKKEKSKEWLKIRNDEVDLIIGTRTAIFSPFQNLGLIIIDKEYEDGHKQEKTPRYKINEIAEYLQKITRCNLILQTDIQTLENFYRNKNGYKNIKSGFIAKKPEIIILDIRGNREFIDTKIEQLIQKNFKSGKKNVFFLNRKGKDTVIMCPDCNFTFTCPSCNIPLTSTEQFLLCNHCGFKKEIPIMCSNCGSKIIKRSGIGTEKLEIKLKAQFPKAKILRVDERNKKNFDNNKIKNADIIVGTQMIKMIDFKKVGLLIFFSVDSILNLPTYQAEEKAQKIIDSLISKINQDTKVIIRTANTENPLINVIKKQNYFSFFENKLKNLKDLHYPPFCDLIQIIFRGNDDKKINKQIREIKEHLKKYEIIGPFSPYISDKNGKSRKVIIVKTEKNKVFYDKIFRSMKNISIERNPESLI; encoded by the coding sequence ATGTATGCAAAAATATTGCCATTTACTTATACAGACGCCTTGTCCTATAAAATACCAAATGAGCTAACAGAAATTATTAAAATAGGACAAGTTGTAGAAATTCCATTAGGTGATAGAGCTATTAAAGGAATAGTTTTGGGATTAACGAATAATCAACCTGCCTTCAAAACCAAAAAAATAATATATATCATAAACCCTACTCCACTCTTTACAGAGAAACAAATAGCCCTGGCTAAGTGGGTATCATATTTCTATTTTTCTTCTTTATATCAAGTTATAAAAAACATGAATATAAAAAACTTAGAAAAACATCTTTCAGAGATCAGAATCAAACCAAACTATAATAAGCAAAGCTTAATTAGGCAGACAGGCAAAAAGTATATCCTATATACATATGATGACAAAAAGATATCTTTCTACCTTAAAGCAATTTCTAAATGCATAAAGAATAACAAGCAAGCTCTTTTAATCTTCCCTGACAACATATCATTAGAAAATTTCTCAAAAATAATATCAGAAAAAAGATTAAAAACGGCGACCCTAACAAGCAAACTTAATAAAAAAGAAAAGAGTAAGGAGTGGCTTAAAATAAGAAATGATGAAGTTGATTTAATTATAGGAACCAGAACTGCAATATTTTCCCCATTCCAAAATCTAGGCCTTATTATCATAGATAAAGAATATGAAGACGGTCATAAACAGGAAAAAACTCCAAGATATAAAATAAATGAAATAGCTGAGTATCTGCAAAAAATTACTAGATGCAATTTAATATTGCAAACAGACATCCAAACATTAGAAAACTTTTATCGTAATAAAAATGGATATAAGAATATAAAATCTGGCTTTATTGCTAAAAAACCTGAGATAATTATTTTAGATATTAGAGGAAACCGGGAGTTTATTGATACAAAAATAGAACAATTAATCCAAAAGAATTTTAAATCAGGCAAAAAAAATGTTTTCTTTTTAAATAGAAAAGGTAAAGATACTGTGATAATGTGTCCTGATTGTAATTTTACTTTCACCTGCCCAAGCTGCAATATACCCTTAACTTCTACAGAACAGTTTCTTCTATGCAATCATTGTGGTTTTAAAAAAGAAATACCTATTATGTGTAGCAATTGTGGAAGTAAAATTATCAAAAGATCAGGTATAGGAACTGAAAAATTAGAGATAAAATTAAAAGCACAATTCCCCAAAGCGAAAATATTAAGAGTTGACGAAAGAAACAAAAAAAACTTTGATAATAATAAAATCAAAAACGCTGACATCATAGTTGGGACCCAAATGATAAAAATGATTGATTTTAAAAAAGTCGGTCTCTTAATATTTTTCTCTGTCGATAGCATTCTCAATCTTCCAACATATCAAGCTGAAGAAAAAGCACAAAAAATTATAGATTCTCTGATATCCAAAATTAACCAAGATACAAAGGTTATTATAAGAACTGCGAATACAGAAAATCCTTTAATTAACGTCATAAAAAAACAGAATTATTTTTCATTTTTTGAGAATAAATTAAAAAACCTGAAGGATTTACATTACCCACCTTTCTGTGATTTAATTCAAATTATTTTTAGGGGAAACGATGATAAAAAAATCAATAAACAAATAAGAGAGATCAAGGAACATTTAAAAAAATATGAAATCATAGGACCATTCTCCCCCTATATATCAGATAAGAACGGAAAATCAAGAAAAGTCATTATTGTTAAAACCGAGAAAAATAAAGTTTTCTATGATAAAATATTTAGATCAATGAAGAATATTTCTATAGAAAGAAACCCTGAATCTTTAATTTAA
- a CDS encoding RNA 2',3'-cyclic phosphodiesterase — translation MTKRRIFIAVNFPVEIKQAINSIIDKIKNSEPNIKWVDLDNTHITLAFLGWVTEKEIARATVILKQISKNFKIFKINLGNIGFFPSINTARVVWIGSGENLNILNIQNNLNKQLAISGLKTEDRLFTPHLTIGRVKKDKKIKNTDKILAISKKIDIGEVIVSNIDIMESVLKKSGPEYKLLFRVNLNDFGKSINALI, via the coding sequence ATGACAAAAAGAAGAATTTTTATCGCTGTTAATTTTCCAGTCGAGATAAAACAGGCAATTAATAGTATTATTGATAAAATAAAAAATTCAGAACCTAATATAAAATGGGTTGATCTTGATAACACTCATATTACCCTTGCCTTTTTAGGTTGGGTTACGGAAAAAGAAATAGCTAGGGCCACAGTTATTCTTAAACAGATTTCTAAAAATTTTAAAATATTTAAGATCAACTTAGGCAACATCGGTTTTTTCCCTTCAATTAATACGGCTAGAGTAGTTTGGATCGGTAGTGGGGAAAATCTTAATATTTTAAATATTCAAAATAACTTAAACAAGCAGCTGGCGATTAGTGGTTTGAAAACAGAAGATAGACTGTTTACCCCACATTTAACAATAGGGAGAGTGAAGAAAGATAAAAAAATAAAGAATACTGATAAGATTCTGGCAATATCTAAGAAAATAGATATCGGAGAAGTTATTGTTTCAAACATTGATATTATGGAAAGTGTTTTAAAGAAATCAGGACCTGAATATAAATTACTCTTTAGGGTGAATCTAAATGATTTTGGAAAATCTATTAATGCTCTGATCTAA
- a CDS encoding phosphoribosyltransferase: protein MFKDRKDAGKKLVHQLGEYRNRKDTMILAIPRGGVILGLEIAKFLNVPLDIIVVRKIGAPDNPEYAVGAVDQNGNILRNPEAEVSEKYLDIQGREVLKEIKRRIKEYRKGSARLNLVNKNVILVDDGIATGLTVLKAVDFIKTEKAKKVILAVPVIAKDMINRLEESVDDLIFLESPEVFFAVGQFYLNFPQVTDSEVKETLAISRKRKV, encoded by the coding sequence ATGTTTAAAGATCGAAAAGATGCAGGAAAGAAGTTAGTCCATCAGCTTGGAGAATACAGGAATCGTAAAGATACAATGATTCTTGCTATTCCAAGGGGCGGGGTTATCTTAGGTTTAGAAATAGCCAAATTTCTTAATGTACCGTTGGATATAATAGTAGTAAGAAAAATAGGCGCACCAGATAACCCCGAATATGCTGTTGGCGCAGTTGATCAAAATGGCAATATATTAAGGAATCCAGAAGCCGAAGTGTCAGAGAAGTATTTAGATATACAGGGGAGAGAAGTTTTAAAAGAAATAAAAAGAAGAATAAAGGAATACAGAAAGGGCTCTGCAAGGCTCAATTTAGTTAATAAAAATGTTATTTTGGTTGATGATGGTATAGCAACGGGCTTAACGGTTTTGAAGGCAGTAGATTTTATTAAAACAGAAAAAGCTAAAAAAGTAATATTGGCTGTTCCTGTTATTGCAAAAGATATGATAAATAGATTAGAGGAAAGCGTAGATGATTTAATATTTTTAGAATCCCCTGAAGTATTTTTTGCAGTTGGGCAATTTTACTTAAACTTTCCTCAAGTTACTGATTCTGAGGTGAAAGAAACTCTAGCAATAAGCAGGAAAAGAAAAGTTTAA
- the secD gene encoding protein translocase subunit SecD has translation MKKKKFLFRFIFLIFLLAISILIVIPKGPDLDLTKIGINYKKPLKLNKGLDLQGGTQLVYELDTSKESQKAEAQDKAIAVIRNRVDAFGVSEPVIYLETFGSSQRIIVQLPGIQNIDEAINLIGKTAQLEFKESDSSPQSISGEPMMLGGGWKKDPVLTGADFKKAEVGRDEKGNIGIDIEFNSEGAKKFSEATKRNIGKQIAIFLDNEIISAPTVQTEIPDGKARITGKFNLKEARDLSIQFNAGALPVPMKLVEQKNVGATLGQDSVNNSILAGLVGILAIMIFLLAFYRFFGLLSVISVIFSSLITLALFKLFSVTLTLAGIAGFILSTGAAADASILILERIKEELRRGKNFGLAIEKGYKGAWSSIWTSNVVSLILASVIYYLGTGLIRGFAVTLGIGIFVSLMMVVLASEPILRFIALRKFIGKEKLFNILIGVKVKDLEVKSKI, from the coding sequence ATGAAAAAGAAAAAATTCTTATTTAGGTTTATTTTTCTCATTTTCCTTTTGGCAATATCGATATTGATTGTTATACCAAAAGGACCTGATTTAGATTTGACTAAAATTGGTATTAATTATAAAAAACCGCTTAAGCTCAATAAGGGTTTAGATTTACAGGGCGGTACGCAATTAGTTTATGAATTAGATACTTCTAAAGAAAGCCAAAAGGCAGAAGCTCAGGATAAAGCAATAGCAGTTATTAGAAATAGAGTTGATGCTTTTGGAGTTTCGGAACCCGTGATATATCTTGAAACATTCGGAAGTTCTCAGAGAATTATTGTACAATTGCCGGGTATTCAAAATATAGATGAAGCCATAAACCTTATTGGAAAAACCGCGCAGCTTGAATTTAAGGAATCCGATTCTTCCCCCCAAAGTATAAGCGGAGAACCGATGATGTTAGGAGGTGGATGGAAAAAAGATCCTGTTCTAACTGGAGCCGATTTTAAGAAAGCGGAAGTTGGTCGGGATGAAAAAGGGAACATAGGGATTGATATTGAATTTAATTCTGAGGGAGCAAAGAAATTTTCCGAAGCTACCAAAAGAAATATCGGTAAGCAGATTGCAATTTTTTTAGATAACGAAATTATTTCTGCGCCTACAGTACAGACGGAAATTCCTGACGGAAAAGCAAGAATAACTGGTAAATTTAATTTAAAAGAGGCTCGCGATCTATCTATTCAATTTAATGCCGGCGCCTTACCGGTGCCCATGAAGCTTGTTGAACAAAAAAATGTAGGAGCGACACTAGGTCAAGATTCGGTTAATAATAGTATTTTGGCTGGCTTAGTTGGTATTTTAGCAATAATGATTTTCCTTTTGGCTTTTTATAGATTTTTTGGTTTGCTATCTGTGATATCTGTGATCTTTAGTTCTTTAATTACACTGGCTTTATTTAAGCTTTTTTCTGTTACATTAACTTTAGCCGGTATAGCTGGTTTTATATTATCAACGGGTGCAGCAGCGGATGCTTCTATATTAATTCTAGAGAGAATAAAAGAAGAATTGAGAAGGGGAAAAAATTTTGGTTTAGCCATAGAGAAGGGATATAAGGGTGCTTGGAGCAGCATATGGACATCCAACGTAGTAAGTTTAATTTTAGCTTCGGTTATTTATTATTTAGGCACAGGGCTTATTAGAGGATTTGCAGTAACTTTAGGAATTGGTATTTTTGTTAGTTTAATGATGGTTGTTTTAGCTTCCGAACCTATATTAAGATTTATAGCATTAAGAAAATTTATCGGAAAGGAAAAACTTTTTAATATTTTGATTGGAGTAAAGGTAAAGGATTTAGAGGTTAAAAGCAAGATATGA
- the secF gene encoding protein translocase subunit SecF: MNIITNRKIWFIISGILMVVSVLSIIFGQLKMGLDFTGGSFIEVKGIDNVDKAKELLTSVKIEVISLEKSDNILKIKTKVLADDGHKKIITELKKINKDVKEIRFETVGPTISKDIATKAYLSLTIAMLVIVGFIAWSFKGISKPVASWKYGVCTIIALIHDVLFVVGSFAILGKFFNIEIDSLFITALLTIISFSVYDTIVVFDRIRENLRRSSRETFEEIVNDSVTETIVRSLNNSLAVIFVITALLLLGGETIRSFVMALLIGMFVGTYSSIFIASPLLVTWKNLDDKRAKKQA; the protein is encoded by the coding sequence ATGAATATAATTACTAACCGTAAAATTTGGTTTATTATATCGGGAATTCTTATGGTAGTTAGTGTATTAAGTATTATTTTTGGTCAGTTAAAAATGGGTTTAGATTTTACAGGCGGTAGTTTTATTGAAGTAAAAGGAATAGATAATGTTGATAAAGCCAAGGAATTATTAACTTCAGTAAAAATAGAAGTTATTTCATTAGAAAAATCTGATAATATATTGAAAATAAAGACAAAAGTTTTAGCTGATGATGGCCATAAAAAAATTATTACAGAGCTTAAAAAAATAAATAAAGACGTTAAAGAAATACGCTTTGAAACGGTTGGTCCTACTATTAGTAAAGATATAGCAACTAAAGCTTATCTTTCTTTGACGATAGCCATGTTAGTCATAGTTGGATTTATCGCATGGTCTTTTAAGGGTATATCAAAGCCGGTAGCTTCTTGGAAGTATGGTGTTTGTACCATTATTGCACTGATACATGATGTTTTATTTGTCGTTGGTTCATTTGCTATATTAGGAAAGTTTTTTAATATTGAGATTGACAGTTTATTCATTACAGCTCTTCTTACCATAATAAGTTTTTCTGTTTACGATACGATTGTTGTCTTTGATAGGATCAGAGAAAATTTGAGAAGATCAAGCAGGGAAACATTTGAAGAGATTGTTAATGATAGTGTTACAGAAACAATTGTTCGTTCTCTAAATAACTCTTTAGCTGTAATTTTTGTTATTACAGCCCTTCTTTTATTGGGCGGTGAAACCATTCGTTCTTTTGTGATGGCTTTATTGATTGGCATGTTTGTGGGTACCTATTCTTCTATTTTTATTGCTAGCCCGCTTTTAGTTACTTGGAAAAACTTGGACGACAAAAGAGCTAAAAAACAGGCTTAG
- the recJ gene encoding single-stranded-DNA-specific exonuclease RecJ, protein MLKTLEKKWKINKALPERFFKEHKNISRIFLQLLFNRTVFSIKDSRKKREEKIRNFLYPSYEDLFDPVGIKDLTKATKRIQQAIKHKEPIAIFGDYDADGVTASSVVYEMFNFFGIKPLVYIPHREKEGYGLNSEAIKRIASKKIKLLVTVDCGIRNFKEIEEANKLGIDVIITDHHEPSSRIPKAFAVINPKRKDCKYQFDQLAGVGVAFKLAQGVIRLFQSKDKGEVFLKWLLDLVAIGTIADCVPLIGENRTLAKFGLIVFSKTRRIGIIELKRRAKNGNGSDLDFFIIPRINAVGRLDHADLAFLLLTTQSKIEAFKIVNRVEDLNIKRREVTDRILKEAREEIESFLDDKNIIILANKDWPSSVLGIVAGRLAEEYKRPVLIVEKGIEFSKGSGRSYKGFDINESLQSMSHLFEKVGGHKQAVGFTYRTKNHEIIKSQLIENTDNVIVGSIEDFYEIDVEIKPEEISPLFYKELQNFAPFGKSNPTPTFLMEKVNITSKRLVGSNNHLKMNLEKNNKKFEGIAFGKGEWDNNLQEGDKVDIIFKIEENKFFGFPSIQLRILDLNLSNG, encoded by the coding sequence ATGTTGAAGACCCTTGAGAAAAAATGGAAAATAAATAAAGCTCTACCTGAAAGATTTTTTAAGGAACATAAAAATATTTCAAGGATATTTTTGCAGCTTCTTTTTAATAGAACAGTATTTAGTATAAAAGATTCCAGGAAAAAAAGAGAAGAAAAAATTCGTAATTTTTTGTATCCTTCTTATGAAGATCTTTTTGATCCTGTAGGCATAAAAGATTTAACAAAAGCAACTAAGAGAATACAGCAAGCCATCAAGCATAAAGAGCCGATAGCTATCTTTGGAGACTATGACGCTGATGGTGTCACGGCGAGCTCTGTTGTTTATGAGATGTTTAATTTTTTCGGAATCAAGCCCCTAGTGTATATACCGCACAGAGAAAAGGAGGGTTATGGATTGAATAGTGAGGCAATTAAAAGGATAGCTTCAAAAAAAATTAAACTACTTGTTACGGTTGATTGCGGAATAAGAAATTTTAAGGAAATAGAAGAAGCGAATAAATTAGGCATAGATGTTATAATTACTGACCATCATGAGCCTTCGTCCCGTATACCTAAAGCATTTGCGGTAATAAACCCAAAACGTAAAGACTGCAAGTATCAATTTGATCAATTGGCAGGCGTAGGTGTAGCATTTAAGCTTGCCCAAGGAGTTATTAGATTATTTCAATCTAAAGATAAAGGTGAGGTTTTTTTAAAGTGGCTTTTAGATTTAGTAGCCATAGGTACTATTGCAGATTGCGTACCTCTAATCGGAGAAAATAGAACCTTAGCTAAATTCGGGCTTATTGTTTTTTCTAAAACAAGAAGAATAGGAATAATAGAACTTAAGCGAAGAGCAAAAAACGGGAATGGTTCAGACTTAGATTTTTTTATAATCCCCCGAATAAATGCAGTAGGAAGATTAGATCATGCTGATTTAGCCTTTTTATTGCTTACAACACAATCTAAAATTGAGGCATTTAAAATAGTAAATAGGGTAGAAGATCTTAATATAAAAAGAAGAGAGGTAACTGATCGGATTCTGAAAGAGGCAAGAGAGGAAATAGAATCTTTTCTTGATGATAAAAATATTATAATTTTAGCAAACAAAGATTGGCCTTCATCAGTATTAGGCATAGTAGCGGGCAGATTAGCCGAGGAATATAAAAGACCCGTCTTAATCGTTGAAAAAGGTATTGAATTTTCAAAGGGATCAGGCAGGAGCTATAAGGGTTTTGATATTAATGAATCCCTTCAATCAATGTCTCATTTGTTTGAAAAGGTTGGGGGGCATAAACAGGCGGTTGGTTTTACTTACAGAACAAAGAATCATGAAATTATTAAATCTCAATTAATTGAAAACACTGATAATGTTATTGTTGGGAGTATAGAAGATTTTTATGAGATAGATGTTGAAATAAAACCTGAGGAAATCAGCCCGTTATTTTATAAAGAATTACAGAATTTTGCTCCATTCGGAAAATCTAATCCTACTCCAACTTTTTTAATGGAAAAAGTCAATATAACATCTAAGCGTTTAGTCGGTTCTAATAACCATCTTAAAATGAATCTGGAGAAAAATAATAAAAAATTTGAAGGAATTGCCTTTGGTAAAGGCGAGTGGGATAATAATTTACAGGAAGGCGATAAAGTTGACATTATTTTTAAAATTGAAGAAAATAAATTTTTTGGCTTTCCATCAATTCAACTTAGGATATTAGATTTAAATTTATCAAATGGCTAA